From one Raphanus sativus cultivar WK10039 unplaced genomic scaffold, ASM80110v3 Scaffold1020, whole genome shotgun sequence genomic stretch:
- the LOC130503568 gene encoding putative defensin-like protein 162: MTKFFCSYLFISMFVLSAFLALPNAQKICRMNPNLRKACSFQECTPLCLQKYNMDGICIGNNKKICTCIYDC; the protein is encoded by the exons ATGACAAAATTCTTTTGTTCTTATCTGTTCATCTCCATGTTTGTTCTCTCAG CTTTTTTGGCTTTGCCAAATGCACAGAAAATATGCAGGATGAATCCAAACCTTAGGAAGGCATGCAGTTTTCAAGAATGCACACCACTTTGTCTTCAAAAGTACAACATGGATGGAATTTGTATCGGAAATAACAAGAAAATTTGCACTTGCATTTACGATTGTTAA